Proteins from a genomic interval of Blastopirellula retiformator:
- a CDS encoding carbohydrate kinase family protein, with the protein MTDSRPVIGLGEILWDCFPDERRPGGAPANFAFHAKQLGLQGTVLSRVGVDELGDEFLQYLAKHGLSDQYVQRDPDHATGQVRVEFVDGDPNYTFVDDVAWDHLEFTPETAVLCSKAAAICFGTLAQRNRNSQAMIYDCLRAAPHDAWKIYDINLRPPWFAKETIESSLALANALKLNEDEVHYLAENFGLPAEIEPFAAEVQKFFGLNAVCITLGGDGCLVARGEEQSRQRGVPIEIADTVGAGDSFTAAIAHGLVHEKPVAAMAGFANQIAALVASHAGAMPDLRDKIAEIC; encoded by the coding sequence ATGACAGATTCTCGACCCGTAATTGGACTTGGCGAAATTCTTTGGGACTGCTTTCCGGACGAGCGTCGTCCCGGCGGCGCTCCGGCGAATTTCGCCTTTCATGCGAAACAACTCGGACTGCAAGGGACGGTTCTCTCGCGCGTCGGCGTTGATGAGCTGGGCGACGAGTTCCTGCAGTATCTCGCCAAACATGGGCTGAGCGACCAGTACGTGCAGCGTGACCCCGATCACGCTACCGGCCAGGTTCGCGTTGAGTTTGTCGATGGCGACCCCAATTACACGTTTGTCGATGATGTGGCCTGGGATCACTTGGAGTTCACGCCGGAAACGGCCGTATTGTGCTCGAAGGCGGCGGCGATCTGTTTTGGCACGCTGGCCCAGCGCAATCGCAACAGCCAGGCGATGATCTACGATTGCCTGCGAGCCGCACCGCACGACGCCTGGAAGATCTACGACATCAACCTGCGTCCCCCCTGGTTTGCCAAAGAAACGATCGAATCTTCGCTGGCGCTGGCCAACGCGCTAAAACTGAACGAAGACGAAGTCCACTATCTGGCCGAGAACTTTGGCCTGCCTGCCGAAATCGAACCCTTTGCGGCGGAAGTTCAAAAATTCTTCGGCCTTAATGCCGTCTGCATCACCCTGGGGGGCGATGGCTGCCTGGTCGCCCGCGGCGAAGAACAAAGCCGTCAACGTGGCGTGCCGATCGAAATTGCCGATACCGTCGGCGCCGGCGACTCGTTTACCGCAGCGATCGCCCATGGACTGGTCCACGAAAAACCAGTTGCCGCCATGGCGGGGTTCGCCAACCAGATCGCGGCGCTGGTCGCTTCGCATGCTGGCGCCATGCCCGATTTACGGGACAAAATCGCGGAAATCTGCTGA